The nucleotide window TGAGTTTGCGCCAGATTGGTATGCCCTTGCCAGTGGTTATGTGGGACGCACGCGCCTCACGCGCACCATTGGCAGGCTTCAGGGTTTAGATGTGGTGACATCCTCCTTTGATGTTGGTTTTGTGCGCCGCAATGCGTGGGCTGAGGATGATGCCGTGTTGTTGCGTGTGGGGCAACCCATGCGTGTTGAGGGTGGCACATTGGATGTCAGTTTGCGTCATCGTCGTGGCGTCTTGCTCCAGCGTTTTGATGTGCGCCCGTCAGGCCGCACCCTTGAGCTTGGGTTTGGCTATGACGCTATGCTCTCTGAGCGGGTGCGTATGCGCACGATGGTGGATTATATCCTCAATCCCCAGCATAGCGTTCGTCGCCCAGACGAGCTCTTTGCCATCATGAGCATACGTGGCGCTTTCTAGGGGGCGTTCTCATCTTTCCTGATGGAAGAACGAACTCTTATAGCGCGCCTCCCGTCTCAGGTAGGCTCTGAGGTTGTCATTCATGGCTTTGTGGACTCCGTTCGTGACCAGAAGAACGTCCAATTCGTCATCGTGCGCGACCATACGGGAAAGGCGCAAATTGTTCATGGCAAGGAGGATAAAGAGTCCTCTATGACGCAAGAGATAAGCGCCCTCACGCCAGAATCTGCCGTGACGGTGCGAGGCTCTGTCATCAAGGCGTCTCAGGTGACGTTGGGCGGGGTAGAGATTCATGCAAAAAGTCTCTTTGTGCAGGGGATGGCTGAGACGCCTCTTCCCATTGCCGATGACTCCGTCCTTGAGAAACAGATGGATTGGCGACATGTCAGTTTGCGTCATCCAAAGAATGCGTTGACCTTTCGGGTGCAAACAACGATGGAGCATGCGATGCGCGCCTATTGGGCGCAAAACGGATTCATTGAACTTCATTCACCAAAACTCATGGGGACGGCAAGCGAGTCGGGAGCGGAACTTTTCGAACTCTCTTACTTTAATGATAAAACAGCCTATCTTGCTCAATCGCCTCAATTCTATAAACAAATGGCGATGGCGGCGGGTTTCGACAAAGTCTTTGAGATTGGGCCTGTCTTTCGCGCCAATCCTTCTTTTACGTCACGGCATGACACGGAATTTACCTCTGTGGATGTAGAGCTCTCGTGGATAGAGAGCTATAAGGATGTGATGGCGATGGAGGAAGAGTGGATTGTTTTTTTCTTACAAGCCGTCAAGCAAGCCCATGGTGATACCATCAAAGATGTTTGTGCCAGTGAGGTCGTGATTCCGCAACGTCCTTTCCCGCGTCTGACTCTTGCCCAAGCTCGTGACGTCCTTGAAAAAAAGGGACATGTCATAGGGCATAAGGCGGATTTAGATCCACAGGGGGAGCGTCTGTTGAGCGACTATATACGTGATACGCATGGCCATGAATTCGTCTTTGTGACGGACTATCCCACCTCTGTGCGTCCCTTTTATCATATGCGTGACCCAAACAATCCCGATGTCACACTGAGCTATGACTTGTTATGGAAGGGTATAGAGATCACAACGGGTGCGCAACGTGAACACAGGCTCGACATCCTCACACGCCAAGCCATTGAGAAGGGTGTTGCCATTGAGCCTCTCACCTCTTATCTCAATTTTTTTAGGTATGGGTGTCCTCCCCATGGGGGTTTTGGTCTTGGCTTGACACGCTTGCTGATGGTTATGCTTAATGCCAGCAATGTGCGTGAGGTGACGTATCTTTATCGAGGGCCGC belongs to Alphaproteobacteria bacterium GM7ARS4 and includes:
- the aspS gene encoding aspartate--tRNA(Asn) ligase, with translation MEERTLIARLPSQVGSEVVIHGFVDSVRDQKNVQFVIVRDHTGKAQIVHGKEDKESSMTQEISALTPESAVTVRGSVIKASQVTLGGVEIHAKSLFVQGMAETPLPIADDSVLEKQMDWRHVSLRHPKNALTFRVQTTMEHAMRAYWAQNGFIELHSPKLMGTASESGAELFELSYFNDKTAYLAQSPQFYKQMAMAAGFDKVFEIGPVFRANPSFTSRHDTEFTSVDVELSWIESYKDVMAMEEEWIVFFLQAVKQAHGDTIKDVCASEVVIPQRPFPRLTLAQARDVLEKKGHVIGHKADLDPQGERLLSDYIRDTHGHEFVFVTDYPTSVRPFYHMRDPNNPDVTLSYDLLWKGIEITTGAQREHRLDILTRQAIEKGVAIEPLTSYLNFFRYGCPPHGGFGLGLTRLLMVMLNASNVREVTYLYRGPHRLSP